Genomic window (Candidatus Effluviviaceae Genus I sp.):
ACGCTTTCGAGCAGGTTCACGGGAGGCTCCTCTCTACTCGTACCTCAGGGCTTCGACCGGGTCGAGGCGGGCCGCCCTGAGCGCGGGGAACACGCCGAAGACGAGGCCGACAGCCAGGGACGTCAGGAACGCGATCAGCGGGATGGAGGGCGCGAGCGCCGTGGGCATCCCGAGCAGCTTGTCCACCGCGGCGGTCATGCCGAAGCCCACGACGAGCCCCACGGCGCCCCCGACCGAGGTCACCGCCACGGCCTCGACGAGGAAGTGCACGAACACGTCGCGCGCCGACGCGCCGAGGGCCTTCCGGACGCCGATCTCGCGCACGCGTTCCGTGATCGACGAGAGCATGATGTTCGCGATGACCACGCCGCCCACGAAGAGCGACACGAACGCCACGGCCCAGAACACGATGTTGAAGAACTGCTGCTGCTGCGCCTGCTGCTCGACGCCCTCCCGCTTCGAGTCGATCTCGAAGTCCTCGACGCCGTGTCTCCGCCGGAGGAGCGTTCTGACCTCACGCTCGAGCCTCGGCACGTCCTCGACCGTCCGGGCCGCGATCTCGAGCCCGCCGAGCCGGTCGCTGACGGTGAACCGCTTGATCATGGTCGTGATCGGGATGTAGTGGCTCCGGTTGAACCACTCGAGGACGTTGCGGTCGCCCGGGCCGCCGCCTCCGCGGAAGTAGAACTCCTTCTTCTCCAT
Coding sequences:
- a CDS encoding ABC transporter permease, with the protein product MNLFESFSAGVQDMAANRARAVITTVGIVLGVASVVTVLSLMHGGQAQTVAFFEELGGLRELRITDSRSDRVVMTAAERASERLTYRDAQAILEECPSVLTVDPEIVRYLQVTWGDRTFRMKVLGTNAHYPYADDMPVATGRFITDIDCETHANVVVMGPTYREDLFGAADPIGKKISIEGIPFTVVGLMEKKEFYFRGGGGPGDRNVLEWFNRSHYIPITTMIKRFTVSDRLGGLEIAARTVEDVPRLEREVRTLLRRRHGVEDFEIDSKREGVEQQAQQQQFFNIVFWAVAFVSLFVGGVVIANIMLSSITERVREIGVRKALGASARDVFVHFLVEAVAVTSVGGAVGLVVGFGMTAAVDKLLGMPTALAPSIPLIAFLTSLAVGLVFGVFPALRAARLDPVEALRYE